A stretch of the Malus sylvestris chromosome 10, drMalSylv7.2, whole genome shotgun sequence genome encodes the following:
- the LOC126584364 gene encoding uncharacterized protein LOC126584364, with translation MLIRRGIDRGALHGLRVSANGTPISHLFFADDSVLFGHASVEEARGMVEVLRTYARGSGQAVNLSKSSIFFGSKTSNRVRKKIGQTMGIQCKSGFGRYLGLQSDFGHSKKVVFEEVRDRLESRLAGWAEQFLSQAGKEVLVKAVAMAMPNYAMSCFKLPIGVCRDLEKAIRNFW, from the coding sequence ATGCTCATTAGGCGTGGGATTGATCGGGGTGCCCTCCACGGGTTAAGAGTGTCGGCAAATGGAACCCCGATCTCGCACCTGTTTTTTGCGGATGACTCGGTATTATTTGGGCATGCGAGTGTGGAAGAGGCGAGAGGCATGGTAGAGGTGTTGCGAACATATGCCCGCGGCTCTGGCCAAGCTGTTAATCTGTCCAAAAGCTCGATTTTCTTCGGCTCGAAGACCTCGAACAGGGTGAGGAAGAAGATTGGCCAGACCATGGGAATCCAATGTAAGTCTGGCTTTGGTAGGTATCTTGGGCTGCAAtctgattttggtcattctaaAAAAGTGGTTTTTGAAGAGGTGCGGGACAGGCTTGAATCCCGGCTGGCGGGTTGGGCTGAGCAATTTCTGTCACAAGCAGGAAAGGAAGTTCTAGTCAAGGCAGTGGCCATGGCTATGCCAAACTATGCTATGAGCTGTTTTAAACTACCCATTGGGGTATGTAGAGACTTGGAGAAAGCTATCCGGAATTTCTGGTAG
- the LOC126586434 gene encoding formin-like protein 1 codes for MPTFFIFLLLFLSSPLTASPRPNYRVLHQPFLPQESSSPPPTQPPSPSPPSPPPNPTPPKYPFSSSNSPPPNSPFFPSNPSPPPPPPAPATAFASFPANISSLIVPQPTKNSSSHKLLGLTIAAVLSAAIVVAVSAFFLYRRRRHNSRNFPDEDEDEKSYLRSEHSNRLLQAPNLGHSYSGTHKLRTGSSTSSEFLYLGTLVNSRSLEERVDSGGSVGRSAELETRKVDSPDLQPLPPLSRQISRLSRCKNAELGSTQDRDDEEEEEEEEEEFYSPRGSSGDRESSNENGSGSRRMLAAVAGGVFDRRSSETTSCSCSSSELGSPPRSHSISLSPPVTLSPNRRPEEPKLPEPSATRYTTPFGDVNVRSPSLTPLSSPERAADEYPSASDRNGGSPSMSSLSSSPEKELEKTPDAPLKVSVVSDQSSPISSPERGFGNNPHASSKVSVVTDQSSLISSPERHFGINPDALSKVSVVSGQSSPISSPELNFGNNTDGLTKVTAFPDRNDQSPSPLSHCSSSPERESDGSDSKAKSFSPSMSPLRGLENSAASPRISNASDRAFIHLDPKMQSLSSSSSSSLSNSPERAFSVGLKQPLSVPPPPPPMPPSLRLWETPSPRTPVGQVISRPPALIPPSRPFVIQNPGKVSVSPVELPPSSTPLEPIEETPKPKLKPLHWDKVRASSDREMVWDQLRSSSFKLNEEMIETLFVVKTPNPNPKETAVLPSLNQENRVLDPKKSQNIAISLRALNVTIEEVCEALLEGNSDALGTELLESLMKMAPTKEEERKLKEYKDDSPVKLGPAERFLKELLDVPFAFRRIDAMLYVTNFESEIEYLKKSFETLEAACEELRNSRMFLKLLEAVLKTGNRMNVGTNRGDAHAFKLDTLLKLVDVKGADGKTTLLHFVVQEIIRTEGARLTGGNQTSNPTLSDDVKCRRLGLQVVSALSSDLSNVKKAAAMDFDVLSSDVSKLSKGISNIAEVVQLNETTVSDDSRRKFSESMNMFMKLAEEEIIRLQAQESVALSLVKEITEYFHGNSAREEAHPFRIFTVVRDFLTVLDRVCKEVGMINERTQVSTAHKFPVPVNPMLPQIVPVNPMLPQVVPVNPMPPQVLPGIHGLRRYSSSDDESTAP; via the exons ATGCCcaccttcttcatcttcctcctgCTCTTCTTATCCTCTCCACTCACTGCATCTCCAAGGCCAAACTATAGAGTCCTACACCAGCCATTTCTGCCGCAGGAATCTTCTTCGCCGCCGCCCACTCAGCCACCATCTCCATCCCCGCCTTCCCCTCCTCCGAACCCAACTCCCCCGAAGTATCCATTTTCCAGTTCCAATTCTCCCCCTCCCAATTCCCCATTTTTCCCATCCAACCCTTCCCCTCCGCCTCCCCCTCCCGCCCCAGCCACCGCCTTCGCCTCATTCCCCGCCAACATCTCCTCCCTCATCGTCCCCCAGCCCACCAAAAACTCCAGCTCCCACAAGCTCCTCGGCCTCACTATCGCCGCCGTGCTCTCCGCCGCCATCGTGGTGGCCGTATCCGCATTCTTCCTCTACCGTCGCAGACGGCACAACAGCCGCAACTTCCCCGACGAGGATGAGGACGAGAAGTCGTATCTTAGATCCGAGCACAGCAACAGGCTGTTACAGGCGCCCAATCTCGGCCACTCCTACAGTGGGACCCACAAGCTCCGGACCGGCTCCTCCACCAGCTCCGAGTTCCTTTACCTGGGCACATTGGTCAATTCACGCTCACTTGAGGAGAGAGTCGACTCGGGCGGGAGTGTTGGTCGAAGCGCCGAATTAGAAACTCGGAAAGTCGACTCACCGGACCTCCAGCCGCTTCCGCCGCTTTCTCGGCAGATCTCGAGGCTGAGCCGTTGCAAGAATGCCGAACTGGGTTCGACTCAGGACCGAGACgatgaggaagaggaagaggaagaggaagaagagttcTATTCCCCCAGAGGGTCTTCGGGCGATCGCGAGAGCTCCAACGAAAACGGATCCGGGTCCAGGAGAATGTTGGCGGCGGTAGCGGGTGGCGTATTTGACCGAAGAAGCAGCGAAACCACGTCGTGTTCTTGCTCGTCTTCCGAATTGGGTTCACCGCCTCGATCACACTCTATCAGTCTCTCGCCTCCGGTGACTTTGAGTCCTAACAGAAGACCAGAAGAGCCCAAACTGCCGGAGCCCTCAGCCACGCGTTATACGACGCCGTTTGGGGACGTCAATGTACGGTCTCCGTCGTTGACTCCACTATCTTCGCCGGAGAGAGCTGCTGACGAATACCCATCTGCATCGGACCGAAACGGAGGGTCTCCGTCGATGTCCTCGTTATCTTCGTCGCCGGAGAAAGAATTGGAGAAGACCCCAGATGCACCGCTGAAAGTTTCGGTCGTTTCGGATCAAAGTTCGCCGATTTCTTCACCGGAGAGAGGTTTCGGAAACAACCCACATGCATCATCGAAAGTTTCGGTAGTTACGGATCAAAGTTCGCTGATTTCGTCACCGGAGAGACATTTCGGAATCAATCCAGATGCATTATCGAAAGTTTCGGTGGTTTCGGGTCAGAGTTCTCCTATTTCTTCACCGGAATTAAATTTCGGAAACAACACAGATGGGTTAACGAAAGTTACGGCCTTTCCGGATCGGAATGATCAGTCCCCTTCCCCATTATCACATTGTTCATCGTCACCGGAGAGAGAATCAGACGGTTCTGATTCAAAAGCCAAGTCGTTTTCACCTTCTATGTCACCACTGAGAGGTTTGGAGAACTCAGCTGCCTCACCAAGAATTTCAAATGCTTCGGATCGAGCATTTATTCATTTGGATCCCAAAATGCAGTCtctttcatcatcttcatcgtCTTCGTTGTCAAATTCGCCGGAGAGAGCGTTTAGTGTTGGTTTAAAGCAGCCTCTTTCGGTTCCTCCGCCGCCACCGCCAATGCCTCCTTCACTGAGACTCTGGGAGACTCCAAGTCCTAGAACACCAGTTGGCCAAGTGATCTCTAGGCCTCCAGCTCTCATACCTCCTTCAAGACCTTTTGTGATTCAAAACCCGGGAAAGGTCTCTGTTTCGCCGGTGGAGTTGCCACCAAGTTCTACGCCGTTGGAGCCGATTGAGGAGACTCCGAAACCCAAGTTGAAGCCATTGCATTGGGATAAAGTTAGAGCAAGCTCCGACCGCGAAATGGTGTGGGATCAGCTTAGATCAAGCTCTTTCAA ATTGAATGAAGAAATGATAGAGACATTGTTTGTTGTAAAAACACCGAACCCGAATCCAAAAGAAACAGCAGTTCTTCCCTCACTGAACCAAGAGAACAGAGTGCTTGATCCTAAAAAGTCGCAAAATATTGCAATCTCGCTAAGGGCACTCAATGTGACCATAGAGGAAGTTTGCGAAGCTTTATTAGAAG GAAACTCGGATGCTCTTGGAACTGAATTACTTGAAAGTCTAATGAAGATGGCTCCAACCAAAGAAGAAGAACGTAAGCTGAAGGAATACAAAGACGACTCACCAGTTAAGCTTGGTCCTGCTGAGAGATTTTTGAAAGAGCTGCTTGACGTTCCTTTTGCATTTAGAAGGATTGATGCAATGCTTTACGTGACTAATTTTGAGTCTGAGATCGAGTACCTAAAAAAATCGTTTGAAACTCTGGAG GCTGCCTGTGAAGAATTGAGAAACAGCAGGATGTTCTTGAAGCTTCTGGAAGCTGTTCTAAAGACTGGAAACCGGATGAATGTTGGGACAAACCGTGGTGATGCCCATGCCTTCAAACTGGACACACTCCTCAAGCTGGTTGACGTCAAGGGGGCAGATGGGAAAACAACACTCCTGCATTTTGTCGTACAAGAAATCATAAGAACAGAAGGTGCTCGTCTCACCGGTGGCAATCAAACTTCAAACCCAACTTTGAGTGATGATGTCAAGTGCAGGAGGCTTGGCCTGCAAGTTGTTTCAGCTCTCAGTTCAGACCTCAGTAATGTGAAGAAAGCTGCTGCCATGGATTTTGATGTGCTTAGCAGTGATGTTTCCAAGCTTTCTAAAGGAATTAGCAACATCGCAGAGGTTGTGCAATTGAATGAGACAACAGTATCAGATGACAGCAGGCGGAAATTCTCAGAGTCAATGAACATGTTCATGAAATTGGCTGAAGAGGAGATTATAAGACTTCAAGCTCAAGAAAGTGTTGCACTGTCCCTGGTGAAGGAGATTACAGAGTACTTCCATGGAAACTCCGCTAGGGAAGAAGCTCACCCGTTTAGAATCTTCACGGTGGTCAGAGACTTTCTTACAGTTCTTGATCGGGTATGCAAGGAAGTTGGTATGATAAATGAGCGAACCCAAGTTAGTACCGCCCACAAATTTCCAGTTCCGGTAAATCCAATGCTACCACAAATAGTTCCAGTAAATCCAATGCTGCCACAAGTAGTTCCAGTAAATCCAATGCCACCACAAGTACTTCCTGGAATTCATGGGTTAAGGCGGTACAGTTCGTCCGATGATGAGAGCACAGCTCCGTAG